From Argonema galeatum A003/A1, one genomic window encodes:
- a CDS encoding NB-ARC domain-containing protein: MQTLHQEFQKSDCVVISAVAGMSGVGKTELAIKYAREHEQDYPGGICLLTARDKNLAANILLFAQLYLKLEVPQEFRGKPLTRKEQVNWCWQNWQPPEASVLLVLDDVTSWKSCRDFLPKINRFRILITTRLRNLDSNFVELPLKVFSLDEALELLTNLVGERRVQRELQTATDLCKWLGYLPLGLELVGRYLKEDPDLSLVEMWERLKEKRLEDEAINPSDEQLQDTEMTAERGVKAAFELSWQELNPISQGTGQLLSLFKPTVIPWELVTFSSETQALGWTTEEIKSAKKELYKLSLIDRIDNNKYKIHPLVREFFKAKLAFSEQANDKETFSAAIEAFYNKLGNEILEQKLNDIENQIAEYFEQLEFEEKCNPEDCLTLDLEDITVTIDSVRTNQKKLLYVGDDFFKFELSVEIVFIPEGSYPDEELSYYDSEEGEVVFLNHITEVQEESTATITVKVKILFDENDPDINKVECVVKEPIKFDRQPTEFNSPWNYNNGED, from the coding sequence CTGCAAACACTACATCAAGAGTTCCAGAAATCTGACTGTGTGGTGATTTCTGCCGTTGCTGGGATGAGTGGCGTTGGCAAAACCGAACTGGCGATTAAATACGCACGGGAACACGAACAAGATTACCCTGGTGGGATTTGCTTGTTAACAGCGAGAGATAAGAATTTAGCGGCCAATATTTTGCTGTTTGCCCAGCTTTACCTGAAATTGGAAGTGCCGCAGGAGTTTCGTGGCAAACCGCTGACGCGGAAGGAACAGGTAAACTGGTGCTGGCAAAATTGGCAACCACCTGAAGCATCGGTTTTGCTGGTGTTGGATGATGTCACGAGTTGGAAAAGTTGTCGAGATTTTCTGCCCAAAATTAATCGCTTCCGCATCTTAATTACTACCCGGTTGCGAAATCTAGACAGCAATTTTGTTGAGTTACCTTTAAAAGTATTCTCACTCGATGAAGCATTAGAATTGCTGACTAATTTGGTGGGTGAAAGACGGGTGCAGAGGGAATTACAAACCGCAACAGATTTGTGTAAATGGCTGGGTTATCTGCCTTTGGGGTTGGAATTGGTGGGGCGGTATTTGAAGGAAGACCCGGATTTGTCCTTGGTAGAAATGTGGGAGAGGCTGAAAGAAAAGCGATTGGAAGATGAGGCAATTAACCCCTCAGATGAGCAATTGCAAGATACGGAAATGACTGCCGAGCGAGGGGTAAAAGCGGCATTTGAATTAAGCTGGCAAGAACTCAATCCAATCAGCCAGGGTACTGGACAGTTGTTAAGCTTGTTTAAACCAACTGTAATTCCCTGGGAATTAGTAACTTTCTCTAGCGAGACACAAGCACTGGGTTGGACAACGGAAGAAATCAAGTCAGCCAAAAAAGAACTATACAAGCTTTCTTTAATTGACAGAATAGACAACAATAAATATAAAATTCATCCTTTGGTTCGGGAATTTTTCAAAGCAAAACTGGCCTTTTCCGAGCAAGCTAATGATAAAGAAACATTTTCGGCAGCGATTGAGGCATTTTACAACAAATTAGGAAATGAGATATTAGAGCAAAAGCTAAATGATATAGAAAACCAAATAGCTGAATACTTTGAACAGCTAGAATTTGAAGAAAAATGTAATCCAGAAGATTGCCTCACATTAGATCTTGAAGATATAACAGTTACAATTGATTCGGTAAGAACTAATCAAAAAAAGCTATTGTATGTTGGTGATGATTTCTTCAAATTTGAATTAAGTGTAGAAATAGTTTTTATTCCAGAAGGTAGCTATCCTGACGAAGAACTAAGCTATTATGACAGTGAAGAAGGAGAGGTAGTTTTTCTAAATCATATCACTGAAGTCCAAGAGGAGAGTACGGCAACTATTACAGTAAAAGTAAAAATTCTCTTCGACGAAAACGATCCGGATATAAACAAAGTTGAATGTGTTGTAAAGGAACCTATTAAATTCGACAGACAACCTACTGAATTTAACAGCCCTTGGAATTACAACAATGGGGAAGACTAA
- a CDS encoding UPF0175 family protein produces MSVIIPDEILTVAKISETELKLEIAILLYQKSKISTGTARHLAGMNLIEFQKELASRNICINYDAEDFQSDLETLKRLGDL; encoded by the coding sequence ATGAGCGTAATCATTCCCGATGAAATTCTAACCGTAGCAAAAATATCAGAAACCGAATTAAAGCTAGAAATTGCCATTCTACTGTACCAAAAATCCAAAATCAGCACTGGCACAGCCCGTCACCTCGCCGGAATGAATTTAATCGAATTCCAAAAAGAACTTGCCAGTCGCAATATCTGCATCAATTATGATGCAGAAGATTTCCAATCTGACCTGGAAACCTTAAAAAGGCTAGGCGATTTGTGA
- a CDS encoding manganese catalase family protein, which translates to MFFHKKETIHTVNINEANPRFAQLLLEQFGGATGELTAALQYWVQSFHCENAGIRDMLQDIALEEFSHLEMVGKLIEGHTKNVDQTEAYKSTLFAVRGMGPHFLDSQGSAWTAAYINEGGDVVRDLRANVAAEAGARQTYEALIKLAPDEGTKNTLVHLLTREISHTKMFMNALDSLGKLTDPMFGNIQPDSTVDLYFNLSQNGKDERGPWNSEPDFRYVADPMKEKV; encoded by the coding sequence ATGTTTTTTCACAAAAAAGAAACAATTCATACTGTAAATATCAATGAAGCGAATCCTCGTTTTGCCCAGCTTCTGCTAGAGCAGTTCGGTGGAGCGACAGGGGAACTGACAGCAGCTCTACAATATTGGGTACAATCTTTTCACTGCGAAAATGCCGGTATTCGCGATATGCTCCAAGATATTGCACTTGAGGAGTTTAGCCACTTAGAAATGGTGGGCAAACTAATCGAAGGGCACACCAAAAATGTTGACCAAACAGAAGCTTATAAGAGTACGCTGTTTGCCGTGCGCGGTATGGGGCCCCATTTCTTAGACAGTCAGGGTAGTGCATGGACTGCCGCCTATATTAATGAAGGGGGGGATGTCGTGCGCGACTTGCGAGCAAATGTCGCTGCCGAAGCTGGTGCGCGTCAGACTTACGAAGCATTGATTAAACTCGCACCGGATGAGGGAACCAAAAATACTCTAGTGCATCTGTTAACCCGCGAAATTTCCCATACCAAGATGTTCATGAATGCGCTGGATTCGCTGGGTAAGCTAACCGATCCCATGTTTGGCAATATCCAGCCAGATAGTACCGTCGATCTTTACTTCAATTTGTCTCAAAATGGTAAGGATGAGCGCGGGCCGTGGAATTCTGAACCGGATTTCAGATATGTTGCCGATCCGATGAAGGAAAAAGTCTAA
- a CDS encoding sirohydrochlorin chelatase: protein MQLQSAYLLVSHGSRDPRPQVEVERLAESISDKLGCLQSNSKTSLAQTGFDQMPDCNGLQPLVGTACLELAHLPLHKQIEQFGEYAIAAGFKHLQVIPLFLLPGVHVMVDIPAEVATAQQALGSDLAVEIRPHLGSHPCMARLLANQMIYFDADIWILLSHGSRRQGANQPVEALATQLGAIPAYWSVSPKLEFQVKALAMAGHQQIGILPYFLFAGGITDALAQSVEQIKQEFPTVRFHLADAIGSSAELVDLILDLTKE, encoded by the coding sequence TTGCAATTGCAATCTGCCTATCTGCTAGTCTCCCACGGTAGTCGCGACCCTCGTCCTCAAGTTGAGGTCGAGAGGTTGGCTGAGTCAATCTCCGACAAGCTGGGGTGTTTACAGTCTAATAGCAAAACCTCTTTGGCCCAGACTGGTTTCGACCAGATGCCTGATTGCAATGGTTTGCAACCCCTGGTTGGCACGGCCTGCCTAGAATTGGCCCATTTGCCGTTACACAAGCAGATCGAGCAATTTGGCGAATATGCGATCGCAGCTGGATTCAAACACCTGCAAGTGATACCCCTGTTTCTGCTGCCAGGGGTTCATGTCATGGTGGATATACCAGCGGAGGTAGCAACTGCACAGCAGGCTTTGGGCTCAGATTTGGCTGTTGAGATTCGACCTCACTTGGGATCTCACCCTTGTATGGCGCGGTTGTTGGCAAACCAGATGATTTATTTTGATGCAGACATCTGGATTTTGTTATCTCACGGTAGTCGTCGCCAAGGTGCAAATCAGCCTGTGGAAGCTCTGGCTACCCAATTGGGAGCGATACCCGCTTACTGGTCTGTATCGCCAAAACTGGAATTTCAGGTGAAAGCTTTAGCTATGGCGGGTCATCAGCAGATTGGAATTTTACCATATTTTTTATTTGCTGGTGGAATTACTGATGCTCTAGCTCAATCTGTAGAGCAAATTAAACAGGAGTTTCCAACGGTCAGGTTTCATTTGGCTGACGCAATAGGATCGAGTGCTGAGTTAGTAGATTTGATTTTGGATTTGACGAAAGAATGA
- the cobA gene encoding uroporphyrinogen-III C-methyltransferase, translated as MNRRDAENAELERKRVLGKVYLVGAGPGDPGLMTLKGKGLLECADVVVYDALVSPQILAMINPAAEKIDAGKRMGRHSLLQEETTQLLIEKAQTEAIVVRLKGGDPFVFGRGGEEMEDLVRAGVSVEVVPGVTSGIAAPAYAGIPLTHRSYSSSVTFVTGHESAGKYRPAVNWSAIAHGSETIVIYMGIHNLPYIVEQLHLAGLSLETPVALVRWGTRPEQEELIGTLGTIVDQIEKAKFLAPAIAVIGNVVNLHSILSGCRP; from the coding sequence ATGAACCGCAGAGACGCAGAGAACGCAGAATTAGAGAGGAAGAGAGTTTTGGGTAAGGTATATTTGGTGGGTGCGGGGCCAGGAGATCCGGGGTTAATGACGCTGAAAGGAAAAGGGCTTTTAGAATGTGCGGATGTGGTAGTTTACGATGCGCTCGTGAGTCCTCAAATTTTGGCAATGATTAATCCCGCCGCTGAAAAAATTGATGCGGGTAAGCGCATGGGGCGTCACTCGTTATTGCAGGAAGAGACAACTCAGCTATTAATAGAAAAGGCGCAAACTGAGGCGATCGTTGTCAGGTTGAAAGGTGGCGATCCGTTTGTGTTTGGTCGCGGTGGCGAAGAAATGGAAGATTTGGTGCGTGCGGGAGTTTCGGTAGAAGTAGTGCCGGGGGTAACTTCTGGAATTGCAGCACCAGCTTATGCGGGAATTCCTCTCACTCACCGTTCTTATAGTTCTTCGGTTACGTTTGTTACTGGTCACGAATCAGCCGGGAAGTACCGACCTGCTGTAAATTGGAGTGCGATCGCACACGGTTCCGAAACAATTGTAATCTACATGGGCATTCACAATTTGCCCTACATTGTCGAACAGCTACATTTAGCTGGGTTGAGTTTAGAAACTCCAGTAGCTTTAGTGCGTTGGGGTACTCGTCCCGAACAGGAAGAACTAATAGGTACTTTGGGTACAATTGTAGATCAAATTGAGAAAGCGAAGTTTTTAGCGCCTGCGATCGCAGTGATTGGTAACGTCGTCAATTTGCACAGTATCCTATCAGGTTGTCGCCCATAA